A single region of the Neomonachus schauinslandi chromosome 3, ASM220157v2, whole genome shotgun sequence genome encodes:
- the MAB21L1 gene encoding putative nucleotidyltransferase MAB21L1 has protein sequence MIAAQAKLVYHLNKYYNEKCQARKAAIAKTIREVCKVVSDVLKEVEVQEPRFISSLNEMDNRYEGLEVISPTEFEVVLYLNQMGVFNFVDDGSLPGCAVLKLSDGRKRSMSLWVEFITASGYLSARKIRSRFQTLVAQAVDKCSYRDVVKMVADTSEVKLRIRDRYVVQITPAFKCTGIWPRSAAHWPLPHIPWPGPNRVAEVKAEGFNLLSKECHSLAGKQSSAESDAWVLQFAEAENRLQMGGCRKKCLSILKTLRDRHLELPGQPLNNYHMKTLVSYECEKHPRESDWDESCLGDRLNGILLQLISCLQCRRCPHYFLPNLDLFQGKPHSALENAAKQTWRLAREILTNPKSLEKL, from the coding sequence ATGATCGCGGCCCAGGCCAAGCTGGTATACCATCTGAATAAGTACTACAATGAGAAATGCCAAGCCAGGAAAGCTGCCATTGCAAAAACTATCCGGGAAGTCTGCAAAGTAGTTTCCGACGTACTTAAAGAAGTGGAAGTGCAGGAGCCCCGGTTCATCAGCTCTCTCAACGAGATGGACAATCGCTACGAGGGCCTCGAGGTCATCTCCCCCACTGAATTTGAAGTGGTGCTTTACCTTAACCAAATGGGGGTGTTCAACTTTGTGGACGACGGCTCGCTGCCCGGCTGCGCGGTGCTGAAGTTGAGCGACGGGCGCAAGAGGAGCATGTCCCTCTGGGTGGAATTCATTACGGCCTCCGGCTACCTCTCGGCTCGCAAAATCCGGTCCAGGTTTCAGACGCTGGTGGCTCAAGCCGTAGACAAATGTAGCTACAGGGATGTGGTAAAGATGGTGGCAGACACCAGCGAAGTGAAACTGAGAATCCGAGATAGGTACGTGGTGCAGATCACCCCGGCTTTTAAATGTACCGGGATCTGGCCGAGGAGTGCTGCCCACTGGCCACTTCCGCACATCCCCTGGCCAGGACCCAACCGGGTGGCGGAGGTCAAAGCGGAAGGGTTCAATCTCTTGTCCAAGGAGTGCCACTCCCTGGCCGGCAAACAGAGCTCGGCCGAGAGCGACGCCTGGGTGCTGCAGTTCGCCGAAGCAGAGAACAGACTGCAGATGGGGGGCTGCAGGAAGAAATGCCTCTCCATCCTCAAAACCTTACGGGATCGTCACCTTGAACTGCCAGGCCAGCCCCTGAACAATTACCACATGAAGACTTTGGTTTCCTACGAGTGTGAAAAGCATCCCCGGGAGTCAGACTGGGACGAGTCTTGCCTGGGTGATCGGCTTAACGGGATTTTGCTGCAACTTATCTCCTGCCTGCAGTGCCGGCGGTGTCCTCACTACTTCCTACCGAACTTAGATCTGTTTCAAGGCAAACCTCACTCGGCTCTGGAGAACGCTGCCAAACAAACGTGGCGGCTGGCAAGAGAGATCCTGACCAACCCAAAAAGTTTGGAAAAACTTTAG